One Bythopirellula goksoeyrii genomic window, TCTGACCAGGGTTTTTACCTGGGAGAGCATGGCTGGTTTGACAAGCGGTGGATGTACGAAGAATCGCTCCGCACACCATTCTTAGTCCGCTGGCCGGGACACACCAAGGCGGGCTCCTTGAACGATGCGATTGTCTCGCCGGTGGATTTTGCCGAAACGTTTCTGGATGTCGCCGGCCTGGAGATCCCCTCCGACATGCAAGGCCGTTCGCTCGTCCCACTCTTAGAGGGCGAAACTCCTGCTGACTGGCGCACGACTTTCTATTATCACTATTATGAGTATCCAGGTTGGCACCATGTCCGTCGGCACTATGGTGTGACAGATGGTCGCTTCAAACTCATCTATTTCTACGAGCCGGATGTCGACGAATGGGAACTCTACGATCTGCTGCTCGACAAGAATGAATTACAAAACGTTTACGACAACAAAGCCTACGCGGGAGTGCGAAAACGGCTTGAGGGAGAACTCAAACGTCTGCGCAGCGAACTAAAGGTCCCTCAGAAAGACCCAGAAGCGTCGAATCTCAAGACGAATGCTCCCCGCACTCGGGTGCCGACTTCCTAGGAAAGAAATAGGCCGCGGACAAACACGGGCTGAGCGGATTATCGCGGATTTTTTAGGAAATCATTCATTCCTATCCGCGCATATCTGCCCGATCCGCGTTCATTAGCGACTAATTTCTTCTGAGAATCATCAATTTCCGGGAATCTTTTCGCTCTAAGCTGCGTCCAACCACGCAGGGACTCCCTTTTGGTAGAATTCGGGAGTATCGATTAGACTCATCACCACGGAGAACAACCATGATTCGCCACGCTTTTGCTGCACTGCTTGTCGTACTTTCGGTCAACTCATTTTCTGTCCAAGCCGCTGAGCCGGTATCAACCGAAGGGCACGTCTCGGCCGTTACCGTCTATCAAGGCCAGGCCCTGGTTACCCGCAAGATCGATATCGAAGAGACAGAGGGCCTCCTCGAATTGGTCGTGACCAATCTCCCCGAGTCAGTCCTTGCGGGCAGCCTGTTCGCCGAGCCGGGTGACGGAATTCAGATCCGCTCGGTCCGCTATCGAACCCGCCCTATTGAAGCCGACGTGCGGCAGGAGGTTCGCGAACTCGACGAACAAATCCAGGCCGTCGATGATAAGCTAGCCGCCGTAGCCCAAGAACGCGGCTTGCTAGCCCAACGGAGTCAATATCTCACTCAGCTCGCTCAATTTGCCGCAGTCACTTCCCAACAAGAACTCAAGAACGGCGTCCTCAACGCAGACACACTTAAGGAACTCACGCAATTTCAATTTTCTGAGCGAGATGAGATCGCCAAGCGCGAATTGGAACTGGCCCAAGAAGAACGGAGTCTAAACAAGGATAAAACCTTGCTCGTTCGCAAACGAGAAACTATTGCCGCAGGTTCCGCCCGCAATGTACGAGAAGCAGTCGTCTTCATCGATGTGCCAAAACGCACAGCTTCCCAATTGCAGCTTAGCTACCTGGTGGGAAATGCTAATTGGTCTCCCTCCTATAATATCCGAGCCACCGATGAGCGTGACCAGATCACGGTCGAGTACAACGCCTCGATCGAGCAAATGAGTGGCGAAGACTGGAACGACGTGGAGATGATCCTCTCCACGGCGACTCCCTCGCTCGTTGCCAAAGCACCACAACTCGAAGCCCTCGCAATCAAGCTGGGTAATCCTGCACCGCAACAACAGCAACAACCGATGTCGGCCGCAGAGAACTACAAGCAGGCCCAGCAGAACCTTGCGAAACTTGGCAAAATGCGCGGTCAGATCAATGCCGATGCATCCGGGCCTTTCGGTGACGTTGTTGCGTCGAGTCCACAATTGGAAGCCCGGAGAGCGGGACGTGGCCGTGGAGGATTCGGTGGGGAAGGTGGCGGTATGGGTGGCGGTATGGGTGGCGGTGTCGGTGGCTGGGGATTAGCAATGAGCGATACGGCTAGTGCCGACGCTGTTTTGAATCAAACTGCCGATCAGTTGCAACTCATGGACTTTAATAATTCGCTCAGCGAACTCAAGCGAGAAAAAGATTCAACACAAACACCTGCCGAAGGGGTGAGCGTCAGCTACCAGCTCGCCAACCGCACAAGCCTCCCCAGCCGTTCCGATCGGCAACTGATCCAGATTGCCTCGGTTCCGCTTGAGGGAGATTTTTACCGACTGGCAACCCCTGTATTGACCAGTTATGTCTACGAAGAAGCCCGAGTTT contains:
- a CDS encoding mucoidy inhibitor MuiA family protein produces the protein MIRHAFAALLVVLSVNSFSVQAAEPVSTEGHVSAVTVYQGQALVTRKIDIEETEGLLELVVTNLPESVLAGSLFAEPGDGIQIRSVRYRTRPIEADVRQEVRELDEQIQAVDDKLAAVAQERGLLAQRSQYLTQLAQFAAVTSQQELKNGVLNADTLKELTQFQFSERDEIAKRELELAQEERSLNKDKTLLVRKRETIAAGSARNVREAVVFIDVPKRTASQLQLSYLVGNANWSPSYNIRATDERDQITVEYNASIEQMSGEDWNDVEMILSTATPSLVAKAPQLEALAIKLGNPAPQQQQQPMSAAENYKQAQQNLAKLGKMRGQINADASGPFGDVVASSPQLEARRAGRGRGGFGGEGGGMGGGMGGGVGGWGLAMSDTASADAVLNQTADQLQLMDFNNSLSELKREKDSTQTPAEGVSVSYQLANRTSLPSRSDRQLIQIASVPLEGDFYRLATPVLTSYVYEEARVSNTSDRVFLAGPAATFLGGQFVGRGELPTVSVGESFTVGLGIDPSLRTHRELVNKEEQIQGGNRVVDFTYELTLENFGEKAASVRLLDRLPTVGENDIKVTLVKSDEAISTNETYLMTDRKEGILRWDLEVPAQAVGPKEKVLTYTMKIEYDKQLSIVGMPNKK